The region GCCAGAATCCCGCCAACCTTGCTTGTTTCGCTCAGCGCCAGCAGGCGCGCAAGATCGTCCTGATGCAGGCAAGGACGCGCCGCGTCATGCACCAGCACCCACGGAGCGTTTCCGGCGGCCTGAATGCCCGCCAGCACGGAATCGGCGCGCTCGGCGCCACCGTCAACGACGGTAATCTGTGGATGATTTGCCAGCGGCAGCTGCGCGAAGCGCGCATCGCCAGGGCTGATAGCGATGATCACACGCGTCACCCGCGGGTGCGCCAGCAGCGCCGCCACGGCGTGCTCGAGGATCGTTTTATCGCCAATAGAGAGGTACTGCTTGGGACATTCTGTCTGCATGCGCCGGCCAAAACCTGCGGCCGGCACCACGGCGCATACGTCCGAAAAAGTTACTGCCATGTCGTAATCCTGGGCCTGATTATCGATTGTTTTGTGCTGAGCCCTGATTGCGTTTAGACGCATCCGGAACCAGACGATAAAAGGTTTCGCCCGGCTTAGTCATACTGAGTTCATTGCGTGCGCGTTCCTCAATCGCCTCCTGCCCGCCATTGAGGTCATCAATTTCAGCAAAGAGTTGATCGTTTCGCGCCTTAAGTTTGGCGTTTGTTGCCTGCTGAGCCGCGACGTCATCGCTCACCCGGCTATAGTCGTGAAGTCCGTTCTTACCGAACCACAGCGAATATTGCAGCCAGATTAGCAAAGCCAGCAACAGCAGCGTTAGTTTACCCATCCTGCCCCCTGAAAAACGGCATCATCATCCCAAGACTTCCCCAGAGCACTACGCCGGGGTAACAGAGATGCCGCAACATCGCGGGCAAATGTACCACATTTTTTCCGCAGAATCGTCCTGCACAATATCGTTACACAGTTGGTTACGGTTTGAATTATGGCTGAAGTTAGCCCATGAGCCACAAAAATAACAGACCAAACATCAGAACCACCGTCACAATCGTGACCACGGTGCTGTAGAGGAGCTTGCCGTTGAGCAGAGAGTGCAGCGCAATGCCGACAACAACCGCCACGGGCATCAACGCCAGAAAGAAAGGCCAGGTGTAGAGAAAGAAGAACAGCGTGTTGCCGCCGTAGATAAGAAACGGAATGCCAAGCGCCAGCAGCCATGAGACGAAGCCAATGATGGCCCCAGGAAATGACCAGGTCGTTTCGTCGTCGGTCGCTAGCGGCTCCGACCCGGTGGTGGTGATGTAATGTTCACTGTTGCGCATAGCTAATCCTGTGACCGTGACTCATCGTTCGGGAAGACAGCTCCCGAACGATACCGCCTCAGGATCTGATAATATCGTCCCGCCTGAGCAGGTCTAATAATTGGCTTACTAAATTTGTTACCAATTGTTGACCTTCCAGGTGAATTTCAGGCGATTCAGGCGCTTCGTATACCGCGTCAATTCCGGTGAAGTTGCGCAGCTCTCCGGCACGCGCTTTCTTGTACAGCCCTTTCGGGTCGCGCGCTTCGCAAATCTCCAGCGGCGTATCGACAAACACCTCGATAAAGCGATCCTGGCCCACGCGTTCGCGCACCATCTGGCGCTCGGCGCGGTGCGGAGAGATAAACGCGGTCAGCACCACCAGCCCGGCGTCAGCCATCAGGCTGGCGACTTCGCCCACCCGGCGGATGTTTTCTTTGCGGTCATCGTCGCTAAACCCTAAATCGCTGCACAGGCCGTGACGCACGTTATCGCCATCCAGCAGGTACGTGCTTACGCCCTGCTGATGCAACGCCTCTTCCAGCGCGCCTGCCACCGTCGATTTACCCGAGCCGGACAGCCCGGTAAACCACAGCACAACCCCACGGTGACCATGGAGCTGTTCGCGCTGGGCGACGGTCACCGGATGAGGATGCCAGACGACGTTCTCATCATGGGCGGCCATTACTTGCCTCCCAGCAGATCGCGTGCGCCCCAGTGCGGGAAGTGTTTACGCACCAGCGCGTTCAGTTCCAGCTCGAAGGCGCTGAATTCAGACGTCGCGGCAGCCTGTTTAATCGGTTCGCGAACCATACCGGCCCCGACGGTAACGTTGGTCAGCCTGTCGATAAAGATAAGACCTCCCGTGACCGGGTTCTGCTGATACGGATCCAGCACCAGCGGTTCGTCGAAGGTCAGATCGACCAGACCAATGCCGTTCAGCGGCAGCTCGGTGACGTCACGCTGGGTCAGGTTGTTGATATCCACCTGGAACTGAATACCGTCCACGCGGGCGCGGGTTTTCTTGCCGGCAATTTTGATGTCATAGCTCTGGCCAGCGGTCAGCGGCTGTTCTGCCATCCACACCACGTCCACGGAAGCCCCCTGCACTGCCGCCAGCGTTTCCTGCGCATCGACCAGCAGGTCGCCGCGGCTGATATCAATTTCGTCTTTCAGCACCAGCGTTACGGCTTCACCGGCGCCCGCTTCCTGCAGGTCACCGTCGAAGGTAACGATGCGGGCGATAGTCGATTCCACGCCGGATGGCAGCACCTTGACGCGCTGACCTACCTTCACGGAGCCTGACGCCAGGGTGCCTGAGAAACCGCGGAAATCGAGGTTTGGACGGTTCACGTACTGCACCGGGAAGCGCATCGGCTGGGTGTCGACCACGCGCTGAATTTCAACGGTTTCCAGCACCTCCAGCAGCGTCGGACCGCTGTACCACGGCATGTTCGCGCTCTGGGAGGCGACGTTATCCCCTTCCAGCGCCGAGAGCGGCACAAAGCGAATATCCAGGTTGCCCGGCAGCTGTTCGGCAAAGGTCAGGTAGCTCTGGCGGATCTCCTCGAACTTCTCTTCGCTGAAGTTGACCAGATCCATCTTGTTGACCGCCACCACCAGGTGTTTGATCCCCAGCAGCGTCGAGATAAAGCTGTGACGACGGGTCTGATCCAGCACGCCTTTACGCGCGTCCATCAGCAGGATCGCCAGGTCGCAGGTGGACGCGCCGGTCGCCATGTTGCGTGTGTACTGCTCGTGCCCCGGGGTGTCAGCGATAATAAATTTGCGCTTCTCGGTAGAGAAGTAGCGGTAGGCCACGTCGATGGTGATGCCCTGCTCGCGCTCCGCCTGCAGGCCGTCCACTAGCAGGGCCAGGTCGAGTTTTTCACCCTGGGTGCCGTGACGCTTACTGTCATTATGCAGGGAAGAGAGCTGATCTTCGTAAATCTGGCGCGTATCGTGCAGCAGGCGGCCAATCAGGGTACTTTTCCCGTCATCCACGCTGCCGCAGGTCAGAAAACGCAGCAGGCTTTTGTGTTGTTGCGCGTGCAGATACGCTTCCACGCCGCCTTCTTTGGCAATTTGTTGAGCAATAGTGGTGTTCATGGCGGCTCCTTAGAAATAACCCTGACGTTTCTTCAGCTCCATGGAGCCTGCCTGGTCGCGGTCAATCACGCGCCCCTGTCGCTCGCTGGTGGTCGACACCAGCATCTCTTCGATGATCTCCGGCAGCGTCTGCGCACTGGACTCCACCGCGCCGGTCAGCGGCCAGCAGCCGAGGGTGCGGAAACGCACCATCTGTTTTTTGATCACTTCACCCGGCTGCAGGTCGATGCGATCGTCGTCGATCATCATCAGCATGCCGTCACGCTCCAGCACCGGGCGCTCGGCGGCGAGATACAGCGGAACGATCTCGATGTTTTCCAGGTAGATGTACTGCCAGATATCCAGCTCGGTCCAGTTGGAGAGCGGGAAGACGCGAATGCTTTCGCCTTTGTTGATCTGACCGTTGTAGTTGTGCCACAGCTCCGGACGCTGGTTTTTCGGATCCCAGCGGTGGAAGCGGTCGCGGAAGGAGTAGATACGCTCTTTGGCGCGGGATTTCTCCTCGTCACGGCGCGCGCCGCCGAAGGCCGCGTCAAAACCGTATTTGTTCAGCGCCTGCTTCAGCCCTTCGGTTTTCATGATATCGGTGTGTTTGGCGCTGCCGTGCACGAACGGGTTAATGCCCATCGCCACCCCTTCCGGGTTTTTGTGCACCAGCAGCTCGCAGCCGTAGGCCTTCGCGGTACGGTCGCGGAACTCGTACATTTCGCGGAATTTCCAGCCGGTATCCACGTGCAGCAGCGGGAACGGCAGCGTGCCCGGATAAAACGCTTTACGCGCCAGATGCAGCATGACGCTGGAATCTTTACCGATGGAGTACATCATCACCGGGTTAGAAAACTCGGCGGCCACTTCGCGGATGATATGGATACTCTCCGCTTCGAGCTGCCGCAGGTGTGTAAGACGTTTTTGGTCCATAACCGTTCCTTAAGCCAAATTTACGACAGAAGAACCAAAGCCTTCTGTATCGGTTGTGTGTTGGAACCAGGCGAGCGTGCTGTGCAGCTGCACCACTTCACCCACCACGATCAGGGCGGGCATCGGGGCGTCTTTCGCCAGGGTTGCAAGATGTTCCAGCGTGCCCGTCGCAACGTGCTGATCGACGCGCGTGCCGCGAGAAATGACGGCAACGGGCGTCGTCGCCTCGCGACCGTGCTGAATAAGCTGTTCGCTGATGTCCGCGGCCTTCATCGTGCCCATGTAGATCGCCAGCGTCTGGCGGCTCTGGGCGAGATGCGACCAGTCGAACG is a window of Enterobacter cloacae complex sp. ECNIH7 DNA encoding:
- the ftsB gene encoding cell division protein FtsB; protein product: MGKLTLLLLALLIWLQYSLWFGKNGLHDYSRVSDDVAAQQATNAKLKARNDQLFAEIDDLNGGQEAIEERARNELSMTKPGETFYRLVPDASKRNQGSAQNNR
- the cysC gene encoding adenylyl-sulfate kinase, producing the protein MAAHDENVVWHPHPVTVAQREQLHGHRGVVLWFTGLSGSGKSTVAGALEEALHQQGVSTYLLDGDNVRHGLCSDLGFSDDDRKENIRRVGEVASLMADAGLVVLTAFISPHRAERQMVRERVGQDRFIEVFVDTPLEICEARDPKGLYKKARAGELRNFTGIDAVYEAPESPEIHLEGQQLVTNLVSQLLDLLRRDDIIRS
- a CDS encoding DUF3561 family protein, with the translated sequence MRNSEHYITTTGSEPLATDDETTWSFPGAIIGFVSWLLALGIPFLIYGGNTLFFFLYTWPFFLALMPVAVVVGIALHSLLNGKLLYSTVVTIVTVVLMFGLLFLWLMG
- the ispD gene encoding 2-C-methyl-D-erythritol 4-phosphate cytidylyltransferase; amino-acid sequence: MAVTFSDVCAVVPAAGFGRRMQTECPKQYLSIGDKTILEHAVAALLAHPRVTRVIIAISPGDARFAQLPLANHPQITVVDGGAERADSVLAGIQAAGNAPWVLVHDAARPCLHQDDLARLLALSETSKVGGILAAPVRDTMKRAEPGKQAIAHTVDRVDLWHALTPQFFPRELLHDCLTRALKEGATITDEASALEYCGFHPELVEGRADNIKVTRPEDLQLAEFYLTRSTHQEKA
- the cysD gene encoding sulfate adenylyltransferase subunit CysD, with protein sequence MDQKRLTHLRQLEAESIHIIREVAAEFSNPVMMYSIGKDSSVMLHLARKAFYPGTLPFPLLHVDTGWKFREMYEFRDRTAKAYGCELLVHKNPEGVAMGINPFVHGSAKHTDIMKTEGLKQALNKYGFDAAFGGARRDEEKSRAKERIYSFRDRFHRWDPKNQRPELWHNYNGQINKGESIRVFPLSNWTELDIWQYIYLENIEIVPLYLAAERPVLERDGMLMMIDDDRIDLQPGEVIKKQMVRFRTLGCWPLTGAVESSAQTLPEIIEEMLVSTTSERQGRVIDRDQAGSMELKKRQGYF
- the cysN gene encoding sulfate adenylyltransferase subunit CysN, which gives rise to MNTTIAQQIAKEGGVEAYLHAQQHKSLLRFLTCGSVDDGKSTLIGRLLHDTRQIYEDQLSSLHNDSKRHGTQGEKLDLALLVDGLQAEREQGITIDVAYRYFSTEKRKFIIADTPGHEQYTRNMATGASTCDLAILLMDARKGVLDQTRRHSFISTLLGIKHLVVAVNKMDLVNFSEEKFEEIRQSYLTFAEQLPGNLDIRFVPLSALEGDNVASQSANMPWYSGPTLLEVLETVEIQRVVDTQPMRFPVQYVNRPNLDFRGFSGTLASGSVKVGQRVKVLPSGVESTIARIVTFDGDLQEAGAGEAVTLVLKDEIDISRGDLLVDAQETLAAVQGASVDVVWMAEQPLTAGQSYDIKIAGKKTRARVDGIQFQVDINNLTQRDVTELPLNGIGLVDLTFDEPLVLDPYQQNPVTGGLIFIDRLTNVTVGAGMVREPIKQAAATSEFSAFELELNALVRKHFPHWGARDLLGGK